CGAAGTTGTCGCGGCCATTGCGCTGGAAGGAAATTTGAATGGAGAGAGTGTGTATGTGGAAGGTGGAAATTCGTGGCTCTTTGAGGAGAACCTCCAACGCCTTCAGCCTCAATGGCTCGGTGAATCAGCCTTCCAGAATTTAATGAAAGGACAAGCTTATCTAGCCACAGTATGATACAACTTTACCTTCAGTCTCAAGCTACCTAGCCCTTTTATAATGGCTAACACATTTGCAGGGTTCGAAGTGGAATATATCCAAGGAACTCTAGTTTCAAATATCTGTGACAAGCCGGTTTCCGACATGTTAATACTAGGAAGCATTCCCCAAGGGGGAAACTATGTGCTAAGTTCATGTTGGCGGATAGATCAGATTATAGGGCGCATATCATGGTTGTCCTTCCCACACCTCTACTAGAAACTCTATAGCTTTAGTGTACTTAAAATCAGGAAAGAGCCGATTCATCTCGCCTGACGAATCCCATGCCCCTTTGGTACTACTCAGGAGGATACCAACAGATACAGCTTTGTGCATATCTATTGAATCGTCCTTGGAGGCGGCATGATGAGTGGCTTCAATATTCCAAATAGTTTTCAGCTCACCAGCCTCTAGATCTTCAATCTTTACTTTTTCGATCGCGAAAGGGTGTCCTGTAATAGATAAATTTGAAAAGTTCAGTCAGCAATGCTTCACACTGAgaatcttttattttctgGGCAACAATTATGCTTCTATTGTTCTTACCTCTCACAGACTCTCCGATGGCCAAAACTTGTGCAAACGTCAATCTGTTGCCTCTGATCCCTCCAATAATCGGCCATCTGCCTCCTTCATAGTCAACTGCACGGGCAACAATAGCTGCAAAGTCCTTAACTGAAGTAAAGTTTATAATGGCGTCCTCATGGCCCTCGACAACGATACCACGCTTGTTCTGGAAGTCAAAGATGGTTTGTAGCGGGTCAACGTACTTGCTGGTTTTGTACGGATAGGCTAGGTAGTCCAAAAACAGACCCGGCTGGAATAAAGAATACTCAAGAACCTGTGAGTTCCGGGAAAGTGGGTTAGCAATGTCGTGTGTGGCTCGCTCACCAAACTCATCAATTTTCAGCTATTATACTTGAAGAAAGGTAACTTACGATCTCCGACTTGTTGATTTCTCTCAAATATTCCCGgattatttctttttgcccTGACCAGGGCATATTCACAGTGTCTTTGCTGTTGATTCGGTCATTAGCCGCTCAAAGGAAACTGCAATGACCATGGTGTTACTTGATGACTAGACTATTTACCTTCCATACTCGCTGGGCGAAAACCGTTTGACACCAGCTTCAATGGCTGCATCGATGAGGTTCCTCTGCACTTTTTGTTCGAAATCTCCCAGGGTCTGGATGAATGACAAGAGAGTGTGAACACCGTTGAGCGCTGTGGTGAGGCTTTGCACATCATTGTAGTCCACAATTTGCCAATCGAGGGTCGATGTGAAGTCCTTAGATGGCACAGTCTGTACATGGACATCAGTTTCCGCTACTTTCTTTTATTTGAGGCACGTAAACAATGTCCCATACACCTCTGCTCAAAATGGTAATATCATGGTTTTTGGATTCAAGTAGAGCATCGATGACTTCTCGAGCGACCTCTGCATCGTAACAACATGATGATTAGCAGTTGTATACCGCCACGTCAAGCCAAGATGAACTTTTACTTACGCCCGGAACCACCAGCAATTGCGACTTTGACCATTTTGAACTCTGCGTTGTGTAAAAGCGAAGAAATTAGTTTCGCTAATACAGCGAGAGGATAGAGATAAGAAAAAGCGATGTAAAAGTTGAGCAACATGGAAAAAGGAAGTTATAACGTGGCGAGCCTACCTTGTGGAATATATATGTATTTGAATTGAGGTTACTAGTAACTTTTGACCACGGAGGAGTACCCTGCCGGCCTTTGTACCCAGCGGGGGTCTCGGAGTCTTTAGTTGAATAACTAGTATAGACCTGCATGTTGACTGGTGTTCGACCGCGGTGCATGCGGTAAATGAATCCTACCCTAGCTTGATCGATCCTTTGTCTATGATGATAACCTGCTGTGGAAAAACGCCAGTACTATTACGGAGAACATATTGCGCTGCAATTCGTAGATTATCGTACTAAAGTTTTATCTGAATACTCTGTCTGACGGTGAAATGAGGCACTGTTATCCACGCTCCCCTAATTTCCACATAATTAATCCTCGATTCTAACAGAATCTTGCATGGTTTTCCATCTCCGCGCGGCGCAATGGCGTGATTACGTAACAATCATTGTGCTATGGAAAGTATTGATCTACGGAGGACCATACTGCCGAATCTTACAACGCCGCGGCGGAGACTTTAACGTCTTTCTCAAACCGAGttcaaaaaagagaaactgACACTTTCAGGAAAACTATATggaagacattgtcaacgTCTTTTTATCTAATTAGTAAGGGGATTATTGTGACGTTCGTGGCTGGAGTCGTTATCGACGGGAAATGTCGGAACAGCAGAATCAACGCTGGGCATCCTCCGCGGCGGAAGACAAACAACATCCGCCCAAAAGGCGAAAGGTCCGCAAGGGCACATTGAGCTGCTGGGAGTGCAAGCGCCGTAAAACAAGGTGCTCCTATGCAGCGCCGTCAAACAAGAAATGTGATGGATGTAGGAGCCGACGGACAAAGTGCATCAGCCAAGAGTTTCGGGACGAGGCGGACGACAGAGTCGATCATGAGGAATCTCCGACAGTACAGTTGACCAGGCACGGCGGCGACAATACTGGATCAAATGCATCACTCCAGTATCAACCCGATCAGGAGGGGATTACTTTGTCAGCGGTACGTTCCTTAAATGCCTTGATTGCGATTTTACTTCGCTAATGGCGAAGGAAAGAAATATCCGGGGAGAGATGATCACACTTCGAAGTCCAACTCAGAGTCACACTTATCTGTTAATGCGACAATTTCGAATATTGGACCAGAAGCACAGTTAACAAAAAGACTTGACGAGATATCCGGCATCCTCTTGGGGAAATGGCCTGACCAGGATGATCTCGACTTGATATTGAGCATTCCAGTCGATATTTCGATATTATTCCATGGAGTTATATACAAGCCGTACTCTACATTCTATTCTCAACACATGGAATCTCCAAAAGAGATGCTTCAATTGCCTCCGCAGGGTTCCAGGGCTCATCCTGTGCTCATAGCTAGAAGACTCTTGCTACTGGCAACATACCTTCAAGGCATTCCGCCCTCTTCAGCCAGCAAGCTTGATGGTTTGAGCTCAGATTACCGTGCCATCATGCGTTGCCTCGTCGATGCTGTCTCTAAGCTGGTGACTAGCAATGATGAACTTACCAACTCACTCGAGGGCATAGAATGCATCATGACCGAGTCTATGTACCTCAATAATTCTGGGAACCTCCGGCGCGCATGGATGACGAATCGCAGAGCTATGCTCACGGCTCAATTACTAGGGCTACACACGGGAACAGGCGGGCCGGTAAACATAACACTAGAGCCAAAAAGCCGGGACCGGATTGATCCTGATTATATGTGGTTCCGCATCGTCCTCTCGGATCGCGCTCTGTCGTTAATATTGGGGCTTCCCCAAGGCTCCTCGCTCGATGACAGCTTTGCTTCTCCGAATGCCTTAGAGTCATGCATGGCTCTGGAGCGCATAGAGCGTATCCAGGCAGTTGCTGCCGGGCTTATACTGCGTCGTAACGGCGCTGAGACGAGCGAACTGTTAGAAACTTAcaagattgacaagatgCTCCAGGACGCCGCAGCCCTGATGTCGCCACAGTGGTCTGTAACGATACATAACACTGCTTTCGTTCCCGACAATGAAGTGAAGATATTAGAAGATGCGATCCGCCTCATGCACCAGTTTACGCATCACAACCTCTTACTACAGTTACATCTACCATTCATGTTGCAACCTTCTTCGGCAGACGGTCCAAATCATGATTACAGCAAGATGACTGCTAGCGCCGCAAGCCGTACCATCATCTCTGATTTCGTGGCCTTCCACAATTCCAATCCTCTTCCGTATTATTGCCGGATGATTGATTTTGTAGTTTTCATTGCCAGCGTGACGCTGTGCATCGCGCATATTGATgctcggcatcagcatcatcctAGCAGTGACAACAACTGCGTCGGAAGAGGCAGCTTCACTGCTCTGGATTCACTGCGTCATCAGCGACTAAGGGATCGAGGACTGCTTGACTATATTTTAGAgatcatggagatgaaggcgcGAGTCAATCACGATATCGTAGCTCAGAAGATCTCTGCGATCATCCGACCTCTCCTCGCGGCTGAGAGCGATTCCGATAACGGGCGATACTACCTAACCACTGCATCTCGGTCGGTTGATCAAAGAACTTATAGCCAGAAATCACAACCTCAGAGCTTGGGCGAAACTGGCGAGACTCCTAATAAGTTGCTAATCTATATTCCACATTTCGGCACCATCAATATCGAAGCACATCCAGAGATTACCAATGGAGGAAATGTATCAATCTTAGGTAACAACGCCTCATCTTCGAGTGCTGGGCACGAAATTTTGCAGGACGCGGCGATAGAAGTGGATGATATAGGACCCAGCGATCTCGACTGGCAAGCAATCCTCTCAACATATTCCAACGCATTTTTAGGGAGCGACGATTGGTATATTGCTGGGATATAAGCTATGTTGTGATTTTGCAATACCAAACCACCATAAGTCCAATACTCTTGCAGGATTACTCCTACTTGACTCTTTGTAGATTATAACCCTAAGCGGAAGTTTGTCGTCAAGCGCGCTGATGGAACTCTTGGATTCAATGGAACTGTCGATGTTTGCAGTTTGAATTCTCCTGCGTCATATGATGTAAGactttctccttcttcattATGCCACAGTCACCTCTTACTAATGGAAAGGTCAGTATTACCTTAGTCGCCCCATCCAACAAGACAGTGTTTTTGGAACATCCGCATTTGTCCTTGCAAGCCTCGAAAGAGAACGCTATACGGGCGTAGCATTATATTAGCTGTCGATTATATAAATATACCAGCAAAACTAGCCGTCGACAATTAGTTTGAGAAGCTGTCATACTGTCATCGACCTGAACAGTTAATAATGAGGATGGAAAATTTATACATGGAGATGATTTATACATAGACATGCACGGTTACTAGGGGCATTTAAGAAACAGAGGCCGTCTCCATTAGAGTGTTTGCTACCTGCTAAATATCCGATGTCAGAAAGACTCTCTGTCATTGATTGAGAGTCTTTGATTTTGACACTATTCTACATTCCTTGAAGCCAACGGCCAACCGCTATTTGTTCCTATCACTGTTCCAGTCACATTTGCATCTTTCATGGTGTATAAGTAGGCTTCCTGCGCTGCGAGTTAGCCTCTTTCTGAAAACGTTTGCAAAAGATATACTGTGGCCTTACTGCTACATCCTCAGCATAAGCGAAGATTCCAGTCAAGGTGTCCTTAGCGATGTCCTTGCCTATCTCCTCTAGTTCCGCTTCTGTCTTGTCACCCCACATTTCGGTCCTGGTAGCGAATGGATCGACTACATTGACACGGGTCGGCTTCAAGTCAATGGCCAGAGCTTTAACGAGGCCATGCATGGCAGAAGCATACGCAGTTTTAACAGCCCATCCAGGACGGGGCTTTTGCGTTAATGCCGCTCCGGTGAAGGTAATTGATGATCGAGGACCAGGGTTCAGGTATTGCGAGCCAACCTTGGTTACAATGAGAGGGGCAAAGAAACGGACTCTGCCAGCGTCGATGATTGCATCAAGACTCCAGTCCTGAATGCTGGGAAGATAAAGACTGTCTCCCGCTGTGAAGATAATATGGTCTACT
Above is a genomic segment from Trichoderma breve strain T069 chromosome 6, whole genome shotgun sequence containing:
- a CDS encoding short chain dehydrogenase domain-containing protein, producing MLAQGKYVSKLRGHRVLILGGSSGLGLAVAEGVIEFGGHAIISSSQQSRVDKAVERLKSRYPNAKSAVAGSACNLLSPDLENSLHELFKKHGKVDHIIFTAGDSLYLPSIQDWSLDAIIDAGRVRFFAPLIVTKVGSQYLNPGPRSSITFTGAALTQKPRPGWAVKTAYASAMHGLVKALAIDLKPTRVNVVDPFATRTEMWGDKTEAELEEIGKDIAKDTLTGIFAYAEDVAEAYLYTMKDANVTGTVIGTNSGWPLASRNVE
- a CDS encoding nmrA-like family domain-containing protein; translation: MVKVAIAGGSGQVAREVIDALLESKNHDITILSRGTVPSKDFTSTLDWQIVDYNDVQSLTTALNGVHTLLSFIQTLGDFEQKVQRNLIDAAIEAGVKRFSPSEYGSKDTVNMPWSGQKEIIREYLREINKSEIVLEYSLFQPGLFLDYLAYPYKTSKYVDPLQTIFDFQNKRGIVVEGHEDAIINFTSVKDFAAIVARAVDYEGGRWPIIGGIRGNRLTFAQVLAIGESVRGHPFAIEKVKIEDLEAGELKTIWNIEATHHAASKDDSIDMHKAVSVGILLSSTKGAWDSSGEMNRLFPDFKYTKAIEFLVEVWEGQP